In Nocardioides faecalis, the following proteins share a genomic window:
- a CDS encoding phytoene desaturase family protein, translated as MTQTPTATVGTQGDHETWDVVVVGAGPGGLTCGAYLAANGKKVLVLEANQVVGGSTQVFRRAGNKFEFDVGTHYVGECGPGGRMQTALSGLALTERIKWLRQRPEGHCQVMIPGTTFQTPTGWDTYLERLIAAFPDEEDGLRRCVRTMRVIAAGEQPRRRPLALLRWGIRPITTLMDACGLSADAQAVILAENGDYTWPPHRTPTAMHAGFLHHYLQQGAYYPRGGGQVIGAHLTDVISTHGGRVRTKARVEQILIEDGRAVGVRLRGGEEIRAGAVVSAADFKKTWAELVGEEHLTRRLRRKLKNLEMTLPMFAVYVALDVDLRERDTPPLAWVWPTNDVDGYYREVAAGRCPEKMPVGISCPTAKDPEGTHSAPPGYSTLELVSWAPKEHAFWNVAGDPTDGDGYGRGEEYRRLKEELTQRVLDTAEIMIPDLRERMVFCEASTPITQERFTLSTEGSCYGIAPLIKNLGPFRPRVTTHIPGLFLAGGSTEHMFGINATIWGGMGTAGAVLGRDLVAEVRDGAVFVDEGRLTPLTDDFDPLLASKPDSVIRRAARRRPQEAAGS; from the coding sequence ATGACGCAGACCCCGACCGCCACCGTCGGCACGCAGGGCGACCACGAGACCTGGGACGTCGTCGTGGTCGGCGCCGGGCCGGGAGGTCTGACCTGCGGTGCCTACCTGGCGGCCAACGGCAAGAAGGTCCTCGTCCTGGAGGCCAACCAGGTCGTCGGCGGCAGCACCCAGGTGTTCCGTCGCGCCGGGAACAAGTTCGAGTTCGACGTCGGGACCCACTACGTCGGCGAGTGCGGCCCGGGGGGCCGGATGCAGACGGCGCTGTCCGGGCTCGCGCTGACGGAGCGCATCAAGTGGCTGCGCCAGCGACCCGAGGGCCACTGCCAGGTGATGATCCCCGGCACCACCTTCCAGACGCCCACCGGCTGGGACACCTACCTGGAGCGGCTGATCGCCGCCTTCCCCGACGAGGAGGACGGCCTGCGCCGCTGCGTGCGGACCATGCGGGTCATCGCCGCCGGGGAGCAGCCCCGCCGCCGCCCGCTCGCCCTGCTGCGCTGGGGGATCCGGCCGATCACCACCCTGATGGACGCCTGCGGCCTCAGCGCCGACGCCCAGGCCGTGATCCTGGCCGAGAACGGCGACTACACCTGGCCGCCGCACCGCACGCCCACCGCCATGCACGCCGGGTTCCTGCACCACTACCTGCAGCAGGGCGCCTACTACCCGCGCGGCGGCGGACAGGTCATCGGAGCCCACCTCACCGACGTCATCTCCACCCACGGCGGGCGGGTGCGTACCAAGGCCCGGGTGGAGCAGATCCTCATCGAGGACGGCCGGGCCGTCGGCGTGCGGCTGCGTGGGGGTGAGGAGATCCGGGCGGGCGCCGTGGTCTCCGCCGCCGACTTCAAGAAGACCTGGGCCGAGCTCGTCGGCGAGGAGCACCTCACCCGCCGGCTGCGCCGGAAGCTGAAGAACCTCGAGATGACCCTGCCGATGTTCGCGGTGTACGTCGCCCTCGACGTCGACCTGCGCGAGCGGGACACCCCGCCGCTGGCCTGGGTGTGGCCCACCAACGACGTCGACGGCTACTACCGCGAGGTCGCCGCAGGGCGCTGTCCGGAGAAGATGCCGGTCGGCATCAGCTGCCCCACCGCCAAGGACCCCGAGGGCACGCACTCGGCCCCGCCGGGCTACTCCACGCTCGAGCTGGTCAGCTGGGCGCCGAAGGAGCACGCCTTCTGGAACGTGGCCGGCGACCCGACGGACGGGGACGGCTACGGCCGCGGCGAGGAGTACCGCCGGCTCAAGGAGGAGCTCACCCAGCGGGTGCTGGACACCGCCGAGATCATGATCCCGGACCTGCGCGAGCGGATGGTGTTCTGCGAGGCCTCCACCCCGATCACCCAGGAGCGGTTCACGCTCAGCACCGAGGGCTCCTGCTACGGCATCGCGCCGCTGATCAAGAACCTCGGACCGTTCCGTCCTCGCGTCACCACGCACATCCCAGGGCTCTTCCTCGCCGGCGGCAGCACCGAGCACATGTTCGGCATCAACGCCACCATCTGGGGCGGCATGGGCACCGCCGGTGCGGTGCTGGGTCGCGACCTGGTCGCGGAGGTGCGCGACGGTGCGGTGTTCGTCGACGAGGGCCGGCTGACGCCGCTCACCGACGACTTCGACCCGCTGCTCGCCTCCAAGCCGGACTCGGTGATCCGGCGCGCGGCGCGGCGCCGTCCCCAGGAGGCCGCGGGCAGCTGA
- a CDS encoding TetR/AcrR family transcriptional regulator, translated as MTDDAAPAVSESAARGSRRRERTRGLVLDAAEELLTRRSPEEIRIEDVAVRAGISPASVYVHFGTKDGLWAAVTDRVLAVATEALRTAYAAQTSPVERFAGVGAAYLRLLLDHPVVVKYLTVSGERGPRTATEDEVVVRFSELRAEFEQSITEAVSSGAIRPVDPELMSYFLFGAWNGVAAMALRRDALALAPERVEAAVIEAGLVLLDGLVRETPAD; from the coding sequence GTGACCGACGACGCTGCTCCCGCCGTCTCCGAGTCCGCCGCGCGAGGCTCGCGCCGCCGCGAGCGCACCCGTGGGCTGGTGCTCGACGCGGCCGAGGAGCTGTTGACGCGCCGGTCGCCGGAGGAGATCCGGATCGAGGACGTCGCCGTACGGGCCGGGATCTCCCCGGCGTCGGTCTACGTGCACTTCGGCACCAAGGACGGCCTCTGGGCGGCGGTCACGGACCGGGTGCTGGCGGTGGCGACCGAGGCGCTGCGCACGGCGTACGCCGCGCAGACCTCGCCGGTGGAGCGGTTCGCCGGGGTGGGGGCGGCCTACCTGCGGCTGCTGCTGGACCACCCGGTGGTGGTGAAGTACTTGACCGTCAGCGGTGAGCGCGGGCCGCGCACGGCGACGGAGGACGAGGTCGTCGTCCGGTTCAGCGAGCTGCGCGCGGAGTTCGAGCAGAGCATCACCGAGGCGGTGTCCAGCGGAGCGATCCGGCCGGTCGACCCCGAGCTGATGTCCTACTTCCTCTTCGGGGCCTGGAACGGCGTGGCGGCGATGGCGTTGCGCCGAGACGCGCTCGCACTGGCCCCCGAACGGGTGGAGGCGGCCGTCATCGAGGCCGGGCTGGTGCTGCTGGACGGCCTGGTCCGTGAGACGCCTGCCGACTGA
- a CDS encoding response regulator, translating into MAEDARESLAEPRRPVTVFVLDDHAVVRHGIRSLLERDGDIVVVGESGFAQEAARLIPAIRPHVAILDVRLPDGSGVEVCRQVHTVDPGIAALMLTSYDEDEALFAAIMAGAAGYLLKRVRPSDLADTVRRVADGESMLDPALTTRVLARLRHPTPQNPLTRHLTPKEWQVLQLLGEGLPNREIAQRLGLSEKTTKNYVSAVLGKLGVKSRTQAAIIATNPSAEHGGTWPGS; encoded by the coding sequence ATGGCAGAGGATGCTCGGGAATCCCTCGCTGAACCGCGCCGCCCCGTCACCGTGTTCGTCCTCGACGACCACGCGGTGGTCCGGCACGGGATCCGCAGCCTCCTCGAGCGCGACGGCGACATCGTCGTCGTCGGCGAGTCGGGTTTCGCCCAGGAGGCGGCGCGGTTGATCCCGGCGATCCGCCCGCACGTGGCGATCCTCGACGTCCGGCTGCCCGACGGATCCGGGGTGGAGGTCTGTCGCCAGGTGCACACGGTCGACCCCGGCATCGCGGCACTGATGCTGACGTCGTACGACGAGGACGAGGCGTTGTTCGCCGCGATCATGGCGGGCGCGGCCGGCTACCTGCTGAAGCGGGTCCGGCCCTCCGATCTCGCCGACACCGTGCGACGCGTCGCCGATGGCGAGTCCATGCTCGACCCCGCCCTCACCACGCGTGTCCTCGCCCGGCTGCGCCACCCCACCCCGCAGAACCCGCTGACCCGCCACCTCACGCCGAAGGAGTGGCAGGTCCTCCAGCTGCTCGGCGAAGGGCTGCCCAACCGCGAGATCGCCCAACGGCTGGGCCTGAGCGAGAAGACGACGAAGAACTACGTGTCCGCGGTGCTGGGCAAGCTCGGGGTGAAGTCGCGCACCCAGGCCGCGATCATCGCCACGAACCCCTCGGCCGAGCACGGCGGTACCTGGCCGGGCAGCTAG
- a CDS encoding GAF domain-containing sensor histidine kinase, with protein MGGRPEDDQTAGPPPRSDRLPAEETLDQVVRVAAELTGARFGALVVEAPGTAGAESQTPWLHAHGDPTGHEAVLETLMTRGPALVSDGPVTSGDSLSVPVTVGGRVLGTLLLAGKRSGSAFLERDGEVAAALTGIIATSLSHARLGDLATRRGGRGRPAEQPRSDAPDDTAWRIVADWALELSGADVAWVVSGADAARLHLRAVAGLDTDPSARASVDFTTSLSRCATVTGRPLRVRSIFEHSRAVDVSAALGGAPMASAFVLPLYTSSDEEAALTIAWADPVDPDRLHRDAALPRLLADQAPLVLRVARIHQDERRLAVLEDRDRIARDLHDLVIQKLYAVGLQLQGVPRLDRPDDVAASIEAANSEIDETIREIRNTIFRLGPLTGATDARAAVMEVVERAARSMKIRPTVQFHGPVRSLLGPDLLADVLAVLTEALSNVARHAHAGTCLVEVGVGSEITVRVHDDGVGMETGTGASMAQSGLANLRLRAEQHGGSLDLTTSPEQGTTVTWTIPLP; from the coding sequence ATGGGAGGAAGACCGGAGGACGACCAGACTGCGGGTCCGCCGCCCAGGAGCGATCGGCTGCCCGCCGAGGAGACCCTGGACCAGGTCGTGCGGGTGGCCGCAGAGCTCACCGGCGCCCGGTTCGGCGCCCTCGTGGTCGAGGCACCCGGCACGGCCGGCGCCGAGTCGCAGACCCCGTGGCTCCACGCCCACGGCGACCCGACCGGCCACGAGGCGGTGCTCGAGACCCTGATGACCCGGGGACCGGCCCTCGTCAGCGATGGCCCGGTCACCTCGGGTGACTCCTTGAGCGTCCCGGTGACGGTCGGTGGCCGCGTCCTGGGGACCCTCCTGCTGGCCGGCAAGCGGTCCGGGTCGGCCTTCCTCGAGCGGGACGGGGAGGTCGCGGCGGCGCTCACCGGCATCATCGCCACGTCTCTCTCGCACGCCCGGCTCGGCGACCTGGCCACCCGACGCGGTGGCCGGGGCCGCCCGGCGGAGCAGCCGCGCAGCGACGCGCCGGACGACACCGCCTGGCGCATCGTGGCCGACTGGGCCCTCGAGCTGTCCGGCGCGGACGTGGCCTGGGTCGTCTCCGGCGCCGACGCGGCGCGCCTGCACCTGCGCGCCGTCGCGGGCCTCGACACGGACCCCTCCGCGAGGGCGTCCGTCGACTTCACCACCTCCCTCTCCCGCTGCGCCACCGTCACCGGTCGTCCGCTGCGGGTGCGCAGCATCTTCGAGCACTCCCGGGCGGTCGACGTCTCCGCGGCGCTCGGTGGCGCCCCGATGGCATCGGCCTTCGTCCTGCCGCTCTACACCTCCTCGGACGAGGAGGCCGCACTCACCATCGCCTGGGCGGACCCGGTCGACCCCGATCGGCTGCACCGCGACGCCGCGTTGCCGAGGCTGCTCGCCGACCAGGCGCCGCTGGTGCTGCGCGTAGCGCGGATCCACCAGGACGAGCGACGACTCGCGGTCCTGGAGGACCGGGACCGGATCGCTCGCGACCTGCACGACCTGGTGATCCAGAAGCTCTACGCCGTGGGCCTGCAGCTGCAGGGGGTCCCCCGGCTCGACCGCCCCGACGACGTCGCCGCGAGCATCGAGGCGGCCAACAGCGAGATCGACGAGACCATCCGCGAGATCCGCAACACCATCTTCCGGCTGGGCCCCCTGACGGGCGCCACGGACGCGCGCGCTGCGGTGATGGAGGTCGTGGAGCGTGCGGCGAGGTCCATGAAGATCCGGCCGACGGTGCAGTTCCACGGCCCGGTGCGCTCGCTGCTGGGGCCGGACCTGCTCGCGGACGTCCTCGCCGTCCTCACCGAGGCGCTGTCGAACGTCGCGCGCCACGCCCATGCGGGAACCTGCCTGGTCGAGGTCGGTGTCGGCTCCGAGATCACGGTGCGCGTCCACGACGACGGGGTCGGCATGGAGACCGGCACGGGGGCGTCGATGGCGCAGAGCGGTCTGGCCAACCTCCGGCTCCGCGCCGAGCAGCACGGCGGGTCGCTCGACCTGACCACCTCCCCCGAGCAGGGCACGACGGTGACCTGGACGATCCCGTTGCCCTGA
- a CDS encoding pyridoxamine 5'-phosphate oxidase family protein, whose protein sequence is MQVPEERPGRIVELSSDECWDLLHSRAVGRVAWSGANGTVIIPVNFVAREGLILFRTTPYSMLARDCAEREVSFEVDDLDEDEHTGWSVLARGRCTREERSSDGPAPWVTGPRVLGLKVEVSSVSGRRVLPPVSRSAGGST, encoded by the coding sequence ATGCAAGTCCCCGAGGAGCGTCCTGGACGCATCGTGGAGCTCAGCAGCGACGAGTGCTGGGACCTGCTGCACAGCCGCGCGGTGGGCCGGGTCGCCTGGTCCGGCGCGAACGGAACGGTGATCATCCCGGTGAACTTCGTGGCACGTGAAGGGTTGATCCTGTTCCGGACCACGCCGTACTCGATGCTGGCGCGCGACTGCGCGGAACGCGAGGTCTCGTTCGAGGTGGACGACCTCGACGAGGACGAGCACACCGGGTGGAGCGTCCTGGCCCGGGGGCGGTGCACCCGGGAGGAGCGGTCCTCCGACGGTCCCGCTCCGTGGGTGACCGGACCACGGGTCCTCGGCCTGAAGGTGGAGGTGAGCTCCGTCAGCGGGCGCCGGGTGCTTCCTCCGGTCTCCCGGTCGGCCGGAGGGAGCACATGA
- a CDS encoding Acg family FMN-binding oxidoreductase: MSAPDDDLDDHPDDHLDDHLDEGGDVPLTDVEELVGLACLAPSVHNTQPWRWRYDGHTLALAADDSRRLVHSDPASRNLTISCGAALDHLELAARALGYDVSRVPPGKGVLARVALRRATAGPVADADLALLRSRGTDRRRFGTQPVPPEVLDALCDVAATRGVEARAVTADEDRVALEILANRAMSLVDLDAERRAEQRRWIDHSTRDGIPRSQLPQDPDPMQARSRFRPDVVEDARLAARTGDRVIVLGGSVDDQDAWLRAGQALSALWLEATRRGLGVIPMTQPVEVDSVREELARTLLEDAFVPHALVQVGLPVGEKHPATHTPRRPVAEVLEITGEPGGRRSRAGEESDRGLPPARDGG; this comes from the coding sequence ATGAGCGCCCCCGACGACGACCTCGACGACCACCCCGACGACCACCTCGACGACCACCTCGACGAGGGCGGCGACGTCCCGCTGACGGACGTGGAGGAGCTGGTCGGGCTCGCCTGCCTGGCGCCGAGCGTGCACAACACCCAGCCGTGGCGCTGGCGCTACGACGGGCACACCCTGGCGCTGGCCGCCGACGACAGCCGTCGCCTGGTGCACTCCGACCCGGCGAGTCGCAACCTGACGATCAGCTGCGGCGCAGCCCTGGACCACCTGGAGCTCGCCGCCCGCGCCCTGGGGTACGACGTCTCCAGGGTGCCGCCCGGCAAAGGGGTCCTCGCCCGGGTCGCGCTCCGCCGGGCGACGGCAGGCCCGGTGGCGGACGCCGACCTCGCGCTGCTCCGCTCCCGAGGCACCGACCGCCGGCGGTTCGGCACCCAGCCGGTGCCCCCCGAGGTGCTCGACGCCCTCTGCGACGTGGCCGCGACCCGAGGTGTCGAGGCACGGGCGGTGACCGCCGACGAGGACCGGGTCGCCCTCGAGATCCTCGCCAACCGCGCCATGAGCCTGGTCGACCTCGATGCGGAGCGGCGGGCGGAACAGCGTCGTTGGATCGACCACAGCACACGCGACGGGATCCCGCGCTCCCAGCTGCCCCAGGATCCCGATCCGATGCAGGCCCGCTCCAGGTTCCGCCCCGACGTCGTCGAGGACGCCCGTCTCGCCGCCCGGACCGGGGACCGCGTCATCGTCCTGGGCGGGAGCGTCGACGACCAGGACGCCTGGCTGCGTGCCGGTCAGGCGCTGAGCGCACTCTGGCTGGAGGCCACACGTCGGGGCCTGGGGGTCATCCCGATGACCCAGCCCGTCGAGGTGGACAGCGTCCGTGAGGAGCTCGCCCGGACGCTGCTGGAGGACGCGTTCGTGCCGCACGCGCTGGTCCAGGTGGGGCTTCCGGTGGGTGAGAAGCACCCCGCCACCCACACCCCGCGCCGTCCTGTCGCGGAGGTGCTGGAGATCACCGGCGAGCCCGGGGGCCGAAGGTCCCGTGCCGGGGAGGAATCCGACCGTGGTCTCCCGCCCGCCCGGGACGGAGGCTGA
- a CDS encoding universal stress protein — translation MEDEIDPHSIVVGVDGSEHAERAVHWATEQAHLEGRPLVLVATVNATAGAGWLDIGAAYTYEPRAALEGALALAEESLALVRRIRPGVRAAATARLGDPRVVLVDLSRRVHLVVVGSRGRGSLRSRLLGSVSAVVVRDAECPVVVCRPRDPTDPADQGILVGADGTVESGPVLDFAFAQASRTDQALTVMHTIWDERAAAEGPELASAREPGLDEPRLLLSESVAGFRSTYPDVDVDLVLARGLAEECLADTNGSWDLIVVGRHPVDTVFRLMSGAVATAVLEGARTTVAMVPQAAPTE, via the coding sequence ATGGAAGACGAGATCGACCCGCACAGCATCGTCGTCGGTGTCGACGGCTCCGAGCACGCCGAGCGCGCCGTGCACTGGGCGACCGAGCAGGCCCACCTCGAAGGCCGGCCGCTGGTGCTCGTGGCCACGGTCAACGCCACGGCCGGGGCGGGATGGCTGGACATCGGTGCCGCCTACACCTACGAGCCGAGGGCGGCGCTCGAGGGTGCTCTGGCTCTCGCCGAGGAGAGCCTGGCGCTGGTGCGCCGGATCCGCCCGGGCGTGCGTGCCGCGGCCACGGCCCGGCTGGGAGATCCGCGCGTCGTGCTCGTGGACCTCTCGCGCCGGGTCCACCTGGTGGTGGTGGGCTCGCGCGGGCGCGGTTCGCTGCGCAGCAGGCTGCTCGGCTCGGTGAGCGCCGTCGTGGTCCGGGACGCGGAGTGCCCGGTCGTGGTCTGCCGACCCCGCGACCCCACGGACCCGGCCGACCAGGGGATCCTGGTCGGCGCGGACGGCACGGTGGAGTCCGGCCCGGTCCTGGACTTCGCCTTCGCGCAGGCCTCGCGCACCGACCAGGCCCTGACCGTCATGCACACCATCTGGGACGAGCGAGCGGCAGCGGAGGGCCCCGAGCTCGCCTCGGCGCGGGAGCCCGGCCTCGACGAGCCCCGGCTCCTGCTGTCCGAGAGCGTCGCCGGGTTCCGCTCGACGTACCCCGACGTCGACGTGGACCTGGTCCTGGCCCGCGGCCTGGCCGAGGAGTGCCTGGCGGACACCAACGGCTCGTGGGACCTCATCGTGGTCGGCCGGCACCCCGTGGACACCGTCTTCCGGCTGATGTCGGGCGCGGTCGCCACCGCGGTGCTGGAGGGCGCGCGGACCACGGTAGCCATGGTCCCGCAGGCCGCCCCCACCGAGTGA
- a CDS encoding universal stress protein produces MTQVVPPGCVVVAADGSAHAERALRWAAHQALLQRRSLAVLTAGEDVESTNDDAARQARGIVGDDVEVLALTTSGDPRTALVEASRLAHVVVVGSRGRGAIRSALLGSVSAAVSKHATCPVVVCRPQETAGGHGVLVGVDATPLSQPVLDFAFAFASHNAMALTAVHCVWDVVAAVEGHQGVSTGSTSPIPADDETSAALATATAGFRERYPDVPLTLQVAHGLADEVLGSRSAAAWDLVVVGRHPLDTLSRLVTGSIATSVVERARTTVAVVPVPPETGVL; encoded by the coding sequence ATGACCCAGGTCGTCCCCCCAGGGTGCGTGGTGGTCGCCGCCGACGGCTCCGCCCACGCCGAGCGCGCACTTCGGTGGGCCGCGCACCAGGCCCTGCTGCAACGGCGGTCCCTCGCGGTGCTCACCGCCGGCGAGGACGTGGAGTCGACGAACGACGACGCGGCCAGGCAGGCGCGAGGGATCGTGGGTGACGACGTCGAGGTCCTCGCACTGACCACCTCGGGGGATCCGCGCACCGCCCTGGTGGAGGCCTCCCGCCTGGCCCACGTCGTCGTGGTGGGCTCCCGCGGTCGCGGGGCGATCCGCAGCGCGCTGCTGGGGTCGGTCAGCGCGGCGGTCAGCAAGCACGCCACCTGTCCGGTCGTCGTGTGCCGCCCGCAGGAGACCGCTGGTGGCCACGGTGTGCTCGTCGGCGTCGATGCGACGCCCCTGTCCCAGCCCGTTCTCGACTTCGCCTTCGCCTTCGCCTCGCACAACGCGATGGCGCTGACAGCAGTGCACTGCGTGTGGGACGTCGTCGCGGCGGTGGAGGGCCACCAAGGTGTCTCGACCGGGTCCACGTCCCCGATCCCTGCCGACGACGAGACCAGCGCCGCGCTCGCCACCGCCACCGCGGGCTTCCGGGAGCGCTACCCCGACGTCCCACTCACCCTGCAGGTCGCGCACGGCCTCGCGGACGAGGTCCTGGGCAGCCGGTCCGCGGCGGCCTGGGACCTGGTCGTCGTGGGCAGGCACCCTCTCGACACCCTCAGCAGGCTGGTCACCGGCTCCATCGCCACCTCGGTCGTCGAGCGGGCGCGGACCACCGTCGCCGTGGTCCCCGTCCCGCCCGAGACCGGCGTCCTGTGA
- a CDS encoding cation-translocating P-type ATPase yields the protein MRTDPPQVRGLTEQQVAQRREQYGANTLPEPRRQAPWLDLLRQMTHLLAVLLWVAAVLAAVAGMPELAIAIAVIVVLNGVFAFWQEHRADRSAQQLRALLPARTRVVRSGEEVVVDASDLVVGDLVRVEAGDRVGADMVLVETDNVTVDESMLTGESAAVAHGVGDKILTGTYLVEGEGWATVEAVGTATAFAGISRLSESAHRPQSPFHQQLNKVVRVVAVVAFSVGAALGVGGYFLGLGATEAFLFGVGVSVALVPEGLLPTVTLSLARGAQRMAAEDALVRRLDAVETLGATTFICTDKTGTLTQNRMNVVAVETRGGRHDVAGDGYAPRADISGDGPPAELRAAALAGLRCVTGRVVEKEGGWIAEGDPLEAAIHALALRAEVPVAEPDARRVYTAERMISSALADGQVSVLGAPEAVMARCQAVPVSLSAALDEMTGAGLRVLAVARRTWDGEASDAMEEDLELLGLLGLQDPPREDVAEAVRSCRDAGIRIAMITGDHPATGQAIAREIGLLRDGGVVVEGRELPADDAVLAELIDTPHGAVVARASPADKLRIAKALQSRGHVVAMTGDGVNDAPALRAADVGVAMGLGGSDVARSASDLVLLDDHFATIVTAIELGRATTKNVRRFLTFHLTDNVAELAPFAAWALTGGTFPLALSVLQVLALDIGTDMLPALALGAEPPRSDVMKGRRRRVLVDRALAVRAFLVLGGTEATLALGAFAAVLWADGWRWGTTPGAQSLALASGTAFATIACMQVANSFACRSTRLPVWRLDLTSNRLLLVAVAVELVLLLVFVGFPPVADLLGGAFPEPSGWAMAVAASVVLVLVDGLVKVGRGNGRSRGARLP from the coding sequence ATGAGGACCGACCCACCGCAGGTGCGCGGCCTCACCGAGCAGCAGGTGGCCCAGCGCAGGGAGCAGTACGGCGCCAATACCCTGCCCGAGCCCCGCCGGCAGGCACCCTGGCTGGACCTGCTGCGGCAGATGACGCACCTGCTCGCGGTGCTGCTCTGGGTCGCGGCAGTGCTGGCGGCTGTGGCCGGGATGCCGGAGCTCGCCATCGCCATCGCCGTCATCGTCGTCCTCAACGGGGTCTTCGCCTTCTGGCAGGAGCACCGCGCCGACCGGTCGGCACAGCAGCTGCGCGCGCTGCTGCCCGCGAGGACCCGGGTCGTCCGCTCCGGTGAGGAGGTCGTCGTGGACGCGAGTGACCTCGTGGTCGGCGACCTCGTCCGGGTGGAGGCGGGCGACCGGGTGGGGGCCGACATGGTCCTCGTCGAGACCGACAACGTCACCGTCGACGAGTCGATGCTGACCGGGGAGAGCGCCGCGGTCGCCCACGGCGTCGGGGACAAGATCCTGACGGGGACCTATCTGGTCGAGGGCGAGGGGTGGGCCACGGTCGAGGCGGTCGGGACCGCGACGGCGTTCGCCGGGATCTCCCGGCTCTCCGAGTCCGCGCATCGCCCGCAGAGCCCTTTCCACCAGCAGCTCAACAAGGTGGTCAGGGTCGTCGCCGTCGTCGCCTTCTCCGTCGGGGCGGCGCTCGGGGTCGGCGGGTACTTCCTCGGCCTCGGCGCCACGGAGGCGTTCCTCTTCGGGGTGGGGGTGTCGGTGGCGCTGGTCCCCGAAGGCCTCCTGCCGACGGTGACGCTCTCCTTGGCCCGCGGAGCCCAGCGCATGGCGGCGGAGGACGCGCTGGTCCGCCGGCTCGACGCGGTGGAGACCCTCGGGGCGACGACCTTCATCTGCACCGACAAGACCGGCACGCTCACGCAGAACCGGATGAACGTCGTCGCGGTCGAGACGCGCGGCGGCAGGCACGACGTCGCCGGCGACGGCTACGCCCCTCGCGCCGACATCAGCGGAGACGGCCCCCCCGCCGAGCTGCGCGCCGCCGCGCTCGCCGGGCTGCGGTGCGTCACCGGTCGCGTGGTGGAGAAGGAAGGGGGGTGGATCGCCGAGGGCGACCCGCTCGAGGCCGCGATCCACGCCCTCGCGCTGCGGGCCGAGGTGCCCGTCGCGGAGCCGGACGCGAGGCGGGTCTACACCGCGGAGCGGATGATCAGCTCCGCCCTCGCCGACGGCCAGGTGTCCGTGCTGGGCGCCCCGGAGGCCGTGATGGCCCGGTGCCAGGCGGTACCTGTCTCCTTGAGCGCCGCGCTCGACGAGATGACCGGAGCAGGTCTGCGTGTGCTCGCGGTGGCGCGGCGGACCTGGGACGGCGAAGCCTCCGATGCCATGGAGGAGGACCTCGAGCTCCTCGGCCTGCTCGGTCTGCAGGACCCGCCACGCGAGGACGTCGCCGAGGCCGTGCGCAGCTGTCGCGACGCCGGGATCCGGATCGCGATGATCACCGGTGACCACCCCGCGACCGGGCAGGCCATCGCCCGCGAGATCGGGCTGCTGCGCGACGGTGGCGTCGTCGTCGAGGGCCGCGAGCTGCCCGCGGACGACGCTGTGCTCGCCGAGCTGATCGACACGCCCCACGGCGCCGTGGTCGCCCGGGCATCGCCCGCGGACAAGCTGCGGATCGCGAAGGCCCTCCAGAGCAGGGGGCACGTCGTGGCGATGACCGGCGACGGCGTCAACGACGCGCCTGCGCTCCGCGCAGCCGACGTCGGCGTCGCCATGGGTCTCGGCGGCAGCGACGTCGCCCGGTCGGCTTCCGACCTCGTGCTGCTCGACGACCACTTCGCCACCATCGTCACGGCGATCGAGCTGGGCCGGGCGACCACGAAGAACGTCCGCCGCTTCCTCACCTTCCACCTCACCGACAATGTCGCCGAGCTGGCGCCCTTCGCGGCGTGGGCGCTCACCGGAGGCACCTTCCCGTTGGCGCTCAGCGTCCTGCAGGTCCTCGCGCTCGACATCGGCACGGACATGCTGCCGGCGCTGGCGCTCGGGGCCGAGCCACCACGCTCGGATGTCATGAAGGGACGACGACGCAGGGTTCTGGTCGACCGGGCGCTGGCGGTGCGCGCCTTCCTGGTCCTCGGCGGCACCGAGGCGACCTTGGCGCTCGGTGCCTTCGCCGCGGTCCTGTGGGCGGACGGTTGGCGGTGGGGAACCACTCCGGGCGCGCAGAGCCTGGCGCTGGCCTCCGGCACCGCCTTCGCGACCATCGCGTGCATGCAGGTGGCGAACTCCTTCGCGTGCCGCAGCACGCGGCTGCCGGTGTGGCGCCTGGACCTGACGTCGAACCGGCTCCTGCTGGTCGCGGTCGCGGTCGAGCTGGTGCTGCTGCTCGTGTTCGTCGGGTTCCCACCGGTCGCGGACCTGCTGGGCGGTGCGTTCCCCGAGCCGTCGGGGTGGGCGATGGCCGTGGCCGCATCCGTCGTTCTCGTGCTCGTGGACGGGCTGGTCAAGGTCGGGCGGGGCAACGGCAGGAGCCGCGGGGCTCGGCTGCCCTGA